The Crocosphaera sp. UHCC 0190 DNA segment TTTTATCGTTTTGATCCCGTTACCATTTCTCTCGGTTCCCTACAACGTACTTATCCCTCACACTGGGACACTTTACAATGGCAAAATCAACCCATTGACCTAGTTTATCGTCCGACAGGAGGTAGAGGGGTTCTACATAGCGGAGATTTATGTTATAGCATTATTACGAGTAATATTAAGGGGAAACGCTCAGAAATCTATCAATATCTTTGTGAGTTTCTGATTCAAGGTTGGCGGACTTTTGGTTTAGATTTATTTTATGGTAAAGCAGGACGGGGCTATATTCATAATGCTAGTTGTTTTGGCACAGCGACGAATGCTGATCTCGTGGATAGTTGGGGTAATAAATTTATTGGTAGTGCCTTACGATGTAGTGGTAAAGGCATT contains these protein-coding regions:
- a CDS encoding biotin/lipoate A/B protein ligase family protein gives rise to the protein MTTNNPIPWRFIPLMVASGQLQMAIDAWLLQQHLKENHPPTLRFYRFDPVTISLGSLQRTYPSHWDTLQWQNQPIDLVYRPTGGRGVLHSGDLCYSIITSNIKGKRSEIYQYLCEFLIQGWRTFGLDLFYGKAGRGYIHNASCFGTATNADLVDSWGNKFIGSALRCSGKGILQQGSIQLATDPNLFKTVFSEIAPKPQFSGSLDDPTFLETAIATLTEAACQCFNIEFFSEPLSNDELKLIRDFNP